The Manis javanica isolate MJ-LG chromosome 2, MJ_LKY, whole genome shotgun sequence genome contains a region encoding:
- the SHARPIN gene encoding sharpin isoform X5: MAPPAGGAAAASDPGSATVLLAVHAAVRPLGAGPDAEEQLRRLQLSADPERPGRFRLELLGAGPAAVSLEWPLESVSYTVRSPSQHELQPPPGGPGTLSLHFPNPQEAQQWAALVRGATVEGQNGIDSVPPALGPEMCPVSPPSPPEVPTPKAPQAKMDPSWSPGDLVEKEELAGHLAQAIEGGDEKGAAQAAAILAQHHVALSVQLQEACFPPGPIRLQVAVEDAASSAHVSLQVHPHCTIAALKEQVFSEFGFPPAVQRWVIGRCLCAPECSLASYGARRDGDSAFLYLLSAPREAPGRSPRQTQKMDGVPGCLFPPVSRLLQAPQPASSGLPSPLQTGWTCPSCTFINASARPGCEMCSTQRPCAWDPTPLASTEQPPKVTRREDGPSLPGPRFLDPLPNLSGDLC; this comes from the exons ATGGCGCCGCCGGCGGGCGGCGCGGCGGCTGCCTCGGACCCGGGCTCGGCCACGGTGCTCTTGGCCGTGCACGCCGCGGTGAGGCCCCTGGGCGCGGGACCGGACGCCGAGGAGCAGCTGCGGAGACTGCAGCTGAGCGCGGACCCCGAGCGGCCCGGGCGCTTCCGGCTGGAGCTGCTGGGCGCTGGGCCCGCGGCG GTCAGTCTGGAGTGGCCCTTGGAGTCAGTCTCCTACACCGTCAGAAGCCCCAGCCAACACGAGCTGCAGCCTCCACCGGGAGGGCCTGGAACCCTCAGCCTGCACTTCCCCAACCCTCAGGAGGCTCAGCAGTGGGCAGCCCTGGTCCGAGGTGCCACTGTGGAGGGACAGAATG GCATTGACAGCGTGCCTCCAGCCCTGGGCCCAGAAATGTGCCCTgtgtccccacccagcccccctGAAGTGCCCACACCCAAGGCCCCCCAAGCAAAGATGGATCCTTCCTGGAGTCCTGGAGACTTGGTGGAGAAAG aaGAGCTAGCAGGGCACCTGGCCCAGGCCATCGAGGGTGGAGATGAGAAGGGGGCAGCCCAAGCAGCTGCCATCCTGGCCCAACATCATGTGGCCCTCAGTGTCCAGCTCCAGGAAGCCTGCTTCCCTCCCGGCCCCATCAG GCTACAGGTCGCAGTTGAAGATGCTGCATCCTCTGCCCATGTCTCGCTGCAGGTCCACCCTCACTGCACCATAGCGGCCCTCAAAGAGCAG GTGTTCTCGGAGTTCGGCTTCCCGCCGGCTGTGCAGCGCTGGGTCATCGGGCGGTGCCTGTGTGCGCCTGAGTGCAGCCTTGCCTCCTATGGGGCACGGCGGGATGGGGACTCTGCTTTCCTCTACCTGCTCTCTGCCCCTCGAGAAGCCCCAG GACGAAGCCCTCGGCAAACCCAGAAGATGGACGGGGTACCAGGCTGCCTGTTTCCTCCGGTGTCGAGGCTGCTTCAAGCCCCCCAGCCAGCCAGCTCCGGCCTCCCCAGCCCCCTTCAG accGGCTGGACCTGCCCTTCCTGCACCTTCATCAATGCCTCAGCTCGACCAGGCTGTGAGATGTGTAGCACCCAGAGACCCTGTGCTTGGGATCCCACTCCCCTAGCCTCCACCGAGCAGCCACCAAAG GTCACAAGGAGAGAGGATGGCCCTTCCCTCCCAGGCCCCAGGTTCCTCGATCCCCTTCCGAACCTCTCAGGGGATCTCTGCTGA
- the MAF1 gene encoding repressor of RNA polymerase III transcription MAF1 homolog yields MKLLENSSFEAVNSQLTVETGDAHIIGRIESYSCKMAGDDKHMFKQFCQEGQPHVLEALSPPQTSGLSPSRLSKSQGGEDEGPLSDKCSRKTLFYLIATLNESFRPDYDFSTARSHEFSREPSLSWVVNAVNCSLFSAVREDFKALKPQLWNAVDEEICLAECDIYSYNPDLDSDPFGEDGSLWSFNYFFYNKRLKRIVFFSCRSISGSTYTPSEAGNELDMELGEEEEACAGGGSEGRPEDTSTMEDRVPVICM; encoded by the exons ATGAAGCTGCTGGAGAACTCAAGCTTTGAGGCCGTCAACTCACAGCTGACCGTGGAGACTGGTGATGCCCACATCATCGGCAG GATCGAGAGCTACTCATGTAAGATGGCAGGAGACGACAAACACATGTTTAAGCAGTTCTGTCAGGAGGGCCAGCCCCACGTTCTGGAGGCActgtccccaccccagacctcGGGCCTTAGCCCCAGCAG GCTGAGCAAGAGCCAAGGTGGTGAAGATGAGGGCCCCCTCAGCGACAAGTGCAGCCGCAAGACCCTCTTCTACCTGATCGCTACGCTCAATGAATCCTTCCGGCCTGACTATGACTTTAGCACAGCCCGGAGCCATGAGTTCAGCCGGGAGCCCAGCCTGAGCTGG GTGGTGAATGCGGTCAACTGCAGTTTGTTTTCGGCCGTGAGGGAGGACTTCAAGGCCCTGAAGCCACAGCTGTGGAATGCAGTGGATGAGGAGATCTGCCTGGCTGAATGTGACATCTACAG CTACAACCCAGACTTGGACTCAGATCCCTTTGGGGAGGACGGCAGTCTCTGGTCCTTCAACTActtcttctacaacaaaaggcttAAGCGGATTGTGTTCTTCAGCTGCCGCTCCATCAG CGGGTCCACCTACACTCCCTCGGAGGCTGGCAACGAGCTGGACatggagctgggggaggaggaggaggcatgcGCCGGTGGAGGCAGTGAGGGCAGACCTGAGGACACCAGCACCATGGAGGACAG GGTCCCAGTGATCTGTATGTGA
- the SHARPIN gene encoding sharpin isoform X4 — protein sequence MAPPAGGAAAASDPGSATVLLAVHAAVRPLGAGPDAEEQLRRLQLSADPERPGRFRLELLGAGPAAVSLEWPLESVSYTVRSPSQHELQPPPGGPGTLSLHFPNPQEAQQWAALVRGATVEGQNGIDSVPPALGPEMCPVSPPSPPEVPTPKAPQAKMDPSWSPGDLVEKEELAGHLAQAIEGGDEKGAAQAAAILAQHHVALSVQLQEACFPPGPIRLQVAVEDAASSAHVSLQVHPHCTIAALKEQVFSEFGFPPAVQRWVIGRCLCAPECSLASYGARRDGDSAFLYLLSAPREAPGRSPRQTQKMDGVPGCLFPPVSRLLQAPQPASSGLPSPLQTGWTCPSCTFINASARPGCEMCSTQRPCAWDPTPLASTEQPPKNVFFYPQVTRREDGPSLPGPRFLDPLPNLSGDLC from the exons ATGGCGCCGCCGGCGGGCGGCGCGGCGGCTGCCTCGGACCCGGGCTCGGCCACGGTGCTCTTGGCCGTGCACGCCGCGGTGAGGCCCCTGGGCGCGGGACCGGACGCCGAGGAGCAGCTGCGGAGACTGCAGCTGAGCGCGGACCCCGAGCGGCCCGGGCGCTTCCGGCTGGAGCTGCTGGGCGCTGGGCCCGCGGCG GTCAGTCTGGAGTGGCCCTTGGAGTCAGTCTCCTACACCGTCAGAAGCCCCAGCCAACACGAGCTGCAGCCTCCACCGGGAGGGCCTGGAACCCTCAGCCTGCACTTCCCCAACCCTCAGGAGGCTCAGCAGTGGGCAGCCCTGGTCCGAGGTGCCACTGTGGAGGGACAGAATG GCATTGACAGCGTGCCTCCAGCCCTGGGCCCAGAAATGTGCCCTgtgtccccacccagcccccctGAAGTGCCCACACCCAAGGCCCCCCAAGCAAAGATGGATCCTTCCTGGAGTCCTGGAGACTTGGTGGAGAAAG aaGAGCTAGCAGGGCACCTGGCCCAGGCCATCGAGGGTGGAGATGAGAAGGGGGCAGCCCAAGCAGCTGCCATCCTGGCCCAACATCATGTGGCCCTCAGTGTCCAGCTCCAGGAAGCCTGCTTCCCTCCCGGCCCCATCAG GCTACAGGTCGCAGTTGAAGATGCTGCATCCTCTGCCCATGTCTCGCTGCAGGTCCACCCTCACTGCACCATAGCGGCCCTCAAAGAGCAG GTGTTCTCGGAGTTCGGCTTCCCGCCGGCTGTGCAGCGCTGGGTCATCGGGCGGTGCCTGTGTGCGCCTGAGTGCAGCCTTGCCTCCTATGGGGCACGGCGGGATGGGGACTCTGCTTTCCTCTACCTGCTCTCTGCCCCTCGAGAAGCCCCAG GACGAAGCCCTCGGCAAACCCAGAAGATGGACGGGGTACCAGGCTGCCTGTTTCCTCCGGTGTCGAGGCTGCTTCAAGCCCCCCAGCCAGCCAGCTCCGGCCTCCCCAGCCCCCTTCAG accGGCTGGACCTGCCCTTCCTGCACCTTCATCAATGCCTCAGCTCGACCAGGCTGTGAGATGTGTAGCACCCAGAGACCCTGTGCTTGGGATCCCACTCCCCTAGCCTCCACCGAGCAGCCACCAAAG AATGTTTTCTTCTACCCCCAGGTCACAAGGAGAGAGGATGGCCCTTCCCTCCCAGGCCCCAGGTTCCTCGATCCCCTTCCGAACCTCTCAGGGGATCTCTGCTGA
- the SHARPIN gene encoding sharpin isoform X1, producing the protein MAPPAGGAAAASDPGSATVLLAVHAAVRPLGAGPDAEEQLRRLQLSADPERPGRFRLELLGAGPAAVSLEWPLESVSYTVRSPSQHELQPPPGGPGTLSLHFPNPQEAQQWAALVRGATVEGQNGIDSVPPALGPEMCPVSPPSPPEVPTPKAPQAKMDPSWSPGDLVEKEELAGHLAQAIEGGDEKGAAQAAAILAQHHVALSVQLQEACFPPGPIRLQVAVEDAASSAHVSLQVHPHCTIAALKEQVFSEFGFPPAVQRWVIGRCLCAPECSLASYGARRDGDSAFLYLLSAPREAPGRSPRQTQKMDGVPGCLFPPVSRLLQAPQPASSGLPSPLQTGWTCPSCTFINASARPGCEMCSTQRPCAWDPTPLASTEQPPKERGWPFPPRPQVPRSPSEPLRGSLLTAHWGQSQGWGRGHEPESLKTLLSLLSVPSLCFCAHRAAGRWKSRIQPLQDGTWQRWGFLVKPRGLLKSVIGPQVSGGPRNMVLLPDHKFAEHTLALAADHWDGALCVIPSEPLRHIPPLSHLPAPAPGLLQPGHPLQSLWGTRQAQTRTPVQLGTAPLWLPCPHMNPYAAWPHLQLLGSHTIEQTPQCLSTSCVTLS; encoded by the exons ATGGCGCCGCCGGCGGGCGGCGCGGCGGCTGCCTCGGACCCGGGCTCGGCCACGGTGCTCTTGGCCGTGCACGCCGCGGTGAGGCCCCTGGGCGCGGGACCGGACGCCGAGGAGCAGCTGCGGAGACTGCAGCTGAGCGCGGACCCCGAGCGGCCCGGGCGCTTCCGGCTGGAGCTGCTGGGCGCTGGGCCCGCGGCG GTCAGTCTGGAGTGGCCCTTGGAGTCAGTCTCCTACACCGTCAGAAGCCCCAGCCAACACGAGCTGCAGCCTCCACCGGGAGGGCCTGGAACCCTCAGCCTGCACTTCCCCAACCCTCAGGAGGCTCAGCAGTGGGCAGCCCTGGTCCGAGGTGCCACTGTGGAGGGACAGAATG GCATTGACAGCGTGCCTCCAGCCCTGGGCCCAGAAATGTGCCCTgtgtccccacccagcccccctGAAGTGCCCACACCCAAGGCCCCCCAAGCAAAGATGGATCCTTCCTGGAGTCCTGGAGACTTGGTGGAGAAAG aaGAGCTAGCAGGGCACCTGGCCCAGGCCATCGAGGGTGGAGATGAGAAGGGGGCAGCCCAAGCAGCTGCCATCCTGGCCCAACATCATGTGGCCCTCAGTGTCCAGCTCCAGGAAGCCTGCTTCCCTCCCGGCCCCATCAG GCTACAGGTCGCAGTTGAAGATGCTGCATCCTCTGCCCATGTCTCGCTGCAGGTCCACCCTCACTGCACCATAGCGGCCCTCAAAGAGCAG GTGTTCTCGGAGTTCGGCTTCCCGCCGGCTGTGCAGCGCTGGGTCATCGGGCGGTGCCTGTGTGCGCCTGAGTGCAGCCTTGCCTCCTATGGGGCACGGCGGGATGGGGACTCTGCTTTCCTCTACCTGCTCTCTGCCCCTCGAGAAGCCCCAG GACGAAGCCCTCGGCAAACCCAGAAGATGGACGGGGTACCAGGCTGCCTGTTTCCTCCGGTGTCGAGGCTGCTTCAAGCCCCCCAGCCAGCCAGCTCCGGCCTCCCCAGCCCCCTTCAG accGGCTGGACCTGCCCTTCCTGCACCTTCATCAATGCCTCAGCTCGACCAGGCTGTGAGATGTGTAGCACCCAGAGACCCTGTGCTTGGGATCCCACTCCCCTAGCCTCCACCGAGCAGCCACCAAAG GAGAGAGGATGGCCCTTCCCTCCCAGGCCCCAGGTTCCTCGATCCCCTTCCGAACCTCTCAGGGGATCTCTGCTGACTGCTCACTGGGGACAgagccaggggtgggggaggggccacGAGCCAGAGTCATTAAAGACACTTCTGAGCCTGCTGAGTGTCCCGTCACTGTGCTTTTGTGCACACAGGGCTGCCGGGAGATGGAAAAGTAGGATACAGCCTCTCCAGGATGGAACTTGGCAGAGGTGGGGCTTCTTAGTCAAGCCCAGGGGGCTGCTGAAGAGTGTAATTGGACCTCAAGTCTCAGGGGGTCCTAGAAACATGGTTCTCTTGCCAGACCACAAGTTTGCAGAGCACACCCTGGCCCTGGCTGCTGACCACTGGGATGGGGCCCTCTGTGTGATTCCTTCTGAACCCCTCAGGCACATACCCCCTTTGTCCCAcctgccagcccctgcccctgggctGCTCCAGCCAGGGCACCCCTTACAGTCTCTCTGGGGGACAAGACAAGCTCAAACTAGGACCCCTGTGCAGCTAGGAACAGCACCTCTGTGGCTACCCTGCCCTCACATGAACCCATATGCTGCCTGGCCCCACCTCCAGCTGCTTGGAAGTCATACCATTGAACAAACACCCCAATGCCTCTCCACCTCTTGTGTGACCCTCAGCTGA
- the SHARPIN gene encoding sharpin isoform X2: MAPPAGGAAAASDPGSATVLLAVHAAVRPLGAGPDAEEQLRRLQLSADPERPGRFRLELLGAGPAAVSLEWPLESVSYTVRSPSQHELQPPPGGPGTLSLHFPNPQEAQQWAALVRGATVEGQNEELAGHLAQAIEGGDEKGAAQAAAILAQHHVALSVQLQEACFPPGPIRLQVAVEDAASSAHVSLQVHPHCTIAALKEQVFSEFGFPPAVQRWVIGRCLCAPECSLASYGARRDGDSAFLYLLSAPREAPGRSPRQTQKMDGVPGCLFPPVSRLLQAPQPASSGLPSPLQTGWTCPSCTFINASARPGCEMCSTQRPCAWDPTPLASTEQPPKERGWPFPPRPQVPRSPSEPLRGSLLTAHWGQSQGWGRGHEPESLKTLLSLLSVPSLCFCAHRAAGRWKSRIQPLQDGTWQRWGFLVKPRGLLKSVIGPQVSGGPRNMVLLPDHKFAEHTLALAADHWDGALCVIPSEPLRHIPPLSHLPAPAPGLLQPGHPLQSLWGTRQAQTRTPVQLGTAPLWLPCPHMNPYAAWPHLQLLGSHTIEQTPQCLSTSCVTLS, from the exons ATGGCGCCGCCGGCGGGCGGCGCGGCGGCTGCCTCGGACCCGGGCTCGGCCACGGTGCTCTTGGCCGTGCACGCCGCGGTGAGGCCCCTGGGCGCGGGACCGGACGCCGAGGAGCAGCTGCGGAGACTGCAGCTGAGCGCGGACCCCGAGCGGCCCGGGCGCTTCCGGCTGGAGCTGCTGGGCGCTGGGCCCGCGGCG GTCAGTCTGGAGTGGCCCTTGGAGTCAGTCTCCTACACCGTCAGAAGCCCCAGCCAACACGAGCTGCAGCCTCCACCGGGAGGGCCTGGAACCCTCAGCCTGCACTTCCCCAACCCTCAGGAGGCTCAGCAGTGGGCAGCCCTGGTCCGAGGTGCCACTGTGGAGGGACAGAATG aaGAGCTAGCAGGGCACCTGGCCCAGGCCATCGAGGGTGGAGATGAGAAGGGGGCAGCCCAAGCAGCTGCCATCCTGGCCCAACATCATGTGGCCCTCAGTGTCCAGCTCCAGGAAGCCTGCTTCCCTCCCGGCCCCATCAG GCTACAGGTCGCAGTTGAAGATGCTGCATCCTCTGCCCATGTCTCGCTGCAGGTCCACCCTCACTGCACCATAGCGGCCCTCAAAGAGCAG GTGTTCTCGGAGTTCGGCTTCCCGCCGGCTGTGCAGCGCTGGGTCATCGGGCGGTGCCTGTGTGCGCCTGAGTGCAGCCTTGCCTCCTATGGGGCACGGCGGGATGGGGACTCTGCTTTCCTCTACCTGCTCTCTGCCCCTCGAGAAGCCCCAG GACGAAGCCCTCGGCAAACCCAGAAGATGGACGGGGTACCAGGCTGCCTGTTTCCTCCGGTGTCGAGGCTGCTTCAAGCCCCCCAGCCAGCCAGCTCCGGCCTCCCCAGCCCCCTTCAG accGGCTGGACCTGCCCTTCCTGCACCTTCATCAATGCCTCAGCTCGACCAGGCTGTGAGATGTGTAGCACCCAGAGACCCTGTGCTTGGGATCCCACTCCCCTAGCCTCCACCGAGCAGCCACCAAAG GAGAGAGGATGGCCCTTCCCTCCCAGGCCCCAGGTTCCTCGATCCCCTTCCGAACCTCTCAGGGGATCTCTGCTGACTGCTCACTGGGGACAgagccaggggtgggggaggggccacGAGCCAGAGTCATTAAAGACACTTCTGAGCCTGCTGAGTGTCCCGTCACTGTGCTTTTGTGCACACAGGGCTGCCGGGAGATGGAAAAGTAGGATACAGCCTCTCCAGGATGGAACTTGGCAGAGGTGGGGCTTCTTAGTCAAGCCCAGGGGGCTGCTGAAGAGTGTAATTGGACCTCAAGTCTCAGGGGGTCCTAGAAACATGGTTCTCTTGCCAGACCACAAGTTTGCAGAGCACACCCTGGCCCTGGCTGCTGACCACTGGGATGGGGCCCTCTGTGTGATTCCTTCTGAACCCCTCAGGCACATACCCCCTTTGTCCCAcctgccagcccctgcccctgggctGCTCCAGCCAGGGCACCCCTTACAGTCTCTCTGGGGGACAAGACAAGCTCAAACTAGGACCCCTGTGCAGCTAGGAACAGCACCTCTGTGGCTACCCTGCCCTCACATGAACCCATATGCTGCCTGGCCCCACCTCCAGCTGCTTGGAAGTCATACCATTGAACAAACACCCCAATGCCTCTCCACCTCTTGTGTGACCCTCAGCTGA
- the CYC1 gene encoding cytochrome c1, heme protein, mitochondrial isoform X1 translates to MTAALKTAKMAAAAAASLRGAVLGPRSAGLPGARARSLLCGARRGPLPLRTPQAVSLSSRCGMSRGRKVMLSALGMLAAGGAGLAVALHSAVSASDLELHPPSYPWSHRGLLSSLDHTSIRRGFQVYKQVCSSCHSMDYVAYRHLVGVCYTEEEAKALAEEVEIQDGPNEDGEMFMRPGKLSDYFPKPYPNPEAARAANSGALPPDLSYIVRARHGGEDYVFSLLTGYCEPPTGVSLREGLYFNPYFPGQAIAMAPPIYNEILEFDDGTPATMSQVAKDVCTFLRWASEPEHDHRKRMGLKMLLMMGLLLPLVYAMKRHKWSVLKSRKLAYRPPK, encoded by the exons ATGACGGCCGCGCTGAAGACGGCCAagatggcggcggcggcggcggcttcGCTTCGCGGGGCGGTGCTGGGCCCGCGCAGCGCCGGGTTGCCGGGCGCGCGGGCCCGGAGCCTGCTGTGTGGCGCGCGGCGCGGGCCGCTCCCGCTGCGGACGCCTCAG GCAGTGTCCTTGTCGTCGAGGTGCGGCATGTCCCGGGGCCGGAAAGTGATGCTGTCAGCGCTGGGCATGCTGGCGGCAGGGGGTGCAGGGCTGGCGGTGGCTCTGCATTCTGCCGTGAGTGCCAGTGACCTGGAGCTGCACCCCCCCAGCTATCCGTGGTCCCACCGAGGCCTCCTCTCTTCCCTGGACCATACGAG catCCGGAGGGGTTTCCAGGTGTATAAGCAGGTGTGCTCCTCCTGCCACAGCATGGACTACGTGGCTTACCGCCACCTGGTTGGTGTGTGCTACACAGAGGAGGAAGCCAAGGCGCTGGCAGAGGAG GTGGAGATTCAGGATGGCCCCAATGAGGATGGGGAGATGTTCATGCGGCCAGGGAAGCTGTCTGACTACTTCCCCAAACCATACCCCAACCCTGAGGCTGCTCGAGCAGCTAACAGTGGAGCCCTGCCCCCGGACCTCAGCTACATCGTGCGAGCTAG GCACGGTGGCGAGGACTACGTCTTCTCCCTGCTAACCGGCTACTGTGAGCCACCTACTGGGGTGTCACTGAGAGAAGGCCTCTACTTCAACCCCTACTTCCCTGGACAGGCCATTGCCATGGCCCCTCCCATCTACAACGAGATCTTGGAGTTTGACGATG GTACCCCAGCTACCATGTCCCAGGTAGCTAAGGATGTGTGTACCTTCCTGCGTTGGGCGTCTGAGCCAGAGCACGACCATCGCAAACGCATGGGGCTCAAG ATGTTGCTCATGATGGGTCTGCTGTTGCCCCTGGTCTACGCCATGAAGCGGCATAAGTGGTCAGTTTTGAAGAGCCGGAAGCTGGCCTATCGGCCGCCCAAGTAA
- the CYC1 gene encoding cytochrome c1, heme protein, mitochondrial isoform X2 — protein MSRGRKVMLSALGMLAAGGAGLAVALHSAVSASDLELHPPSYPWSHRGLLSSLDHTSIRRGFQVYKQVCSSCHSMDYVAYRHLVGVCYTEEEAKALAEEVEIQDGPNEDGEMFMRPGKLSDYFPKPYPNPEAARAANSGALPPDLSYIVRARHGGEDYVFSLLTGYCEPPTGVSLREGLYFNPYFPGQAIAMAPPIYNEILEFDDGTPATMSQVAKDVCTFLRWASEPEHDHRKRMGLKMLLMMGLLLPLVYAMKRHKWSVLKSRKLAYRPPK, from the exons ATGTCCCGGGGCCGGAAAGTGATGCTGTCAGCGCTGGGCATGCTGGCGGCAGGGGGTGCAGGGCTGGCGGTGGCTCTGCATTCTGCCGTGAGTGCCAGTGACCTGGAGCTGCACCCCCCCAGCTATCCGTGGTCCCACCGAGGCCTCCTCTCTTCCCTGGACCATACGAG catCCGGAGGGGTTTCCAGGTGTATAAGCAGGTGTGCTCCTCCTGCCACAGCATGGACTACGTGGCTTACCGCCACCTGGTTGGTGTGTGCTACACAGAGGAGGAAGCCAAGGCGCTGGCAGAGGAG GTGGAGATTCAGGATGGCCCCAATGAGGATGGGGAGATGTTCATGCGGCCAGGGAAGCTGTCTGACTACTTCCCCAAACCATACCCCAACCCTGAGGCTGCTCGAGCAGCTAACAGTGGAGCCCTGCCCCCGGACCTCAGCTACATCGTGCGAGCTAG GCACGGTGGCGAGGACTACGTCTTCTCCCTGCTAACCGGCTACTGTGAGCCACCTACTGGGGTGTCACTGAGAGAAGGCCTCTACTTCAACCCCTACTTCCCTGGACAGGCCATTGCCATGGCCCCTCCCATCTACAACGAGATCTTGGAGTTTGACGATG GTACCCCAGCTACCATGTCCCAGGTAGCTAAGGATGTGTGTACCTTCCTGCGTTGGGCGTCTGAGCCAGAGCACGACCATCGCAAACGCATGGGGCTCAAG ATGTTGCTCATGATGGGTCTGCTGTTGCCCCTGGTCTACGCCATGAAGCGGCATAAGTGGTCAGTTTTGAAGAGCCGGAAGCTGGCCTATCGGCCGCCCAAGTAA
- the SHARPIN gene encoding sharpin isoform X3 — MAPPAGGAAAASDPGSATVLLAVHAAVRPLGAGPDAEEQLRRLQLSADPERPGRFRLELLGAGPAAVSLEWPLESVSYTVRSPSQHELQPPPGGPGTLSLHFPNPQEAQQWAALVRGATVEGQNGIDSVPPALGPEMCPVSPPSPPEVPTPKAPQAKMDPSWSPGDLVEKEELAGHLAQAIEGGDEKGAAQAAAILAQHHVALSVQLQEACFPPGPIRLQVAVEDAASSAHVSLQVHPHCTIAALKEQVFSEFGFPPAVQRWVIGRCLCAPECSLASYGARRDGDSAFLYLLSAPREAPGRSPRQTQKMDGVPGCLFPPVSRLLQAPQPASSGLPSPLQTGWTCPSCTFINASARPGCEMCSTQRPCAWDPTPLASTEQPPKVPETELQKGWGQGGTTSRMFSSTPRSQGERMALPSQAPGSSIPFRTSQGISADCSLGTEPGVGEGPRARVIKDTSEPAECPVTVLLCTQGCREMEK, encoded by the exons ATGGCGCCGCCGGCGGGCGGCGCGGCGGCTGCCTCGGACCCGGGCTCGGCCACGGTGCTCTTGGCCGTGCACGCCGCGGTGAGGCCCCTGGGCGCGGGACCGGACGCCGAGGAGCAGCTGCGGAGACTGCAGCTGAGCGCGGACCCCGAGCGGCCCGGGCGCTTCCGGCTGGAGCTGCTGGGCGCTGGGCCCGCGGCG GTCAGTCTGGAGTGGCCCTTGGAGTCAGTCTCCTACACCGTCAGAAGCCCCAGCCAACACGAGCTGCAGCCTCCACCGGGAGGGCCTGGAACCCTCAGCCTGCACTTCCCCAACCCTCAGGAGGCTCAGCAGTGGGCAGCCCTGGTCCGAGGTGCCACTGTGGAGGGACAGAATG GCATTGACAGCGTGCCTCCAGCCCTGGGCCCAGAAATGTGCCCTgtgtccccacccagcccccctGAAGTGCCCACACCCAAGGCCCCCCAAGCAAAGATGGATCCTTCCTGGAGTCCTGGAGACTTGGTGGAGAAAG aaGAGCTAGCAGGGCACCTGGCCCAGGCCATCGAGGGTGGAGATGAGAAGGGGGCAGCCCAAGCAGCTGCCATCCTGGCCCAACATCATGTGGCCCTCAGTGTCCAGCTCCAGGAAGCCTGCTTCCCTCCCGGCCCCATCAG GCTACAGGTCGCAGTTGAAGATGCTGCATCCTCTGCCCATGTCTCGCTGCAGGTCCACCCTCACTGCACCATAGCGGCCCTCAAAGAGCAG GTGTTCTCGGAGTTCGGCTTCCCGCCGGCTGTGCAGCGCTGGGTCATCGGGCGGTGCCTGTGTGCGCCTGAGTGCAGCCTTGCCTCCTATGGGGCACGGCGGGATGGGGACTCTGCTTTCCTCTACCTGCTCTCTGCCCCTCGAGAAGCCCCAG GACGAAGCCCTCGGCAAACCCAGAAGATGGACGGGGTACCAGGCTGCCTGTTTCCTCCGGTGTCGAGGCTGCTTCAAGCCCCCCAGCCAGCCAGCTCCGGCCTCCCCAGCCCCCTTCAG accGGCTGGACCTGCCCTTCCTGCACCTTCATCAATGCCTCAGCTCGACCAGGCTGTGAGATGTGTAGCACCCAGAGACCCTGTGCTTGGGATCCCACTCCCCTAGCCTCCACCGAGCAGCCACCAAAGGTACCTGAGACAGAGCTACAGAAAGGATGGGGACAGGGTGGCACAACAAGCAGAATGTTTTCTTCTACCCCCAGGTCACAAGGAGAGAGGATGGCCCTTCCCTCCCAGGCCCCAGGTTCCTCGATCCCCTTCCGAACCTCTCAGGGGATCTCTGCTGACTGCTCACTGGGGACAgagccaggggtgggggaggggccacGAGCCAGAGTCATTAAAGACACTTCTGAGCCTGCTGAGTGTCCCGTCACTGTGCTTTTGTGCACACAGGGCTGCCGGGAGATGGAAAAGTAG